Part of the Zea mays cultivar B73 chromosome 4, Zm-B73-REFERENCE-NAM-5.0, whole genome shotgun sequence genome is shown below.
TAAATAACTTTGGAAATAAAAGTTCTCCAATAGCCCTATAAATATAGGCTGTAGCTTTGTTTTGAATCTATCTATATAAAAAAGTCAGAAATGTCAACAGCCACCTTTATTACTTACATAATGCTATCGGTTTTTGTTTAGAAAGTTGATAAATGTTTGCCACATGTAGGGAATAAATGAGGTTATAGATGAGAAGTAGCTAAATTTAGAAAGTTAATTGAGAGAGCTGTTGAAATCTTTTAGAGAACTATTAGAGTTTTTAAGTTAGCTACCTTAATTATGGAGGTAGGAGTCTTTTATAGAACTATGAGCTGCTCTAAATAGCAGCCGGATTTTTAAAACTTTGTTATTCTATATCGTATGTATTACACACACGCTACCCTCCTTCCTCGTGGACTCGTGgtacctatatatatatatataagtccgTGTCCTGCACTTGATGGCCTCCACACAATACGAAGCATTCCCTGCACTACTCCATTCTAGTTACTGAGCTAGCAGAGATGGCAATTGACCTGAACCTTCAGGAAACGATGAGCCTTATTACGGAAAAGCACCAGGGAAGGCTCATCGCCGGTGCAGTGCTGCTGGTCACCACCATAGTCTCCTTCATCAAGCTCCTCCTCATGTGGTCCGACTCCAGAGTCCGTAGCCGCAGTCGACTGCCGCCGACCATCCCGGCCGTGCCTATCATCGGTGGACTGATCCGGTTCATGCGCGGCCCCATCTCAATGATCCGGGAGGAGTACGCGCGCCTCGGCAGCGTGTTCACCCTCAACGCCCTCGGCTACAGGATCACCTTCCTGATCGGCCCCGAGGTGTCGGAGCACCTTTTCAATGGCGCCGAGTCTGAGATGAGCCAGCGGGAGGTGTACCGCTTCACGGTCGCGGCGTTCGGGCGAGGGGTTGCGTTTGATGTGCCCTACTCCTTGAGGCTGGAGCAGATCCGGATCTTTGCCGAGGGGCTCCGTGGCAACAAGCTCCGAGGCTATGCCACCCTCATGGTTTGTGAGGCCGAGGTGATAAATACTTCCTAACGACTGATTTGGTAAACAGAAAAATAGCCTTTAGAAATAGTTTGGAAACTATATTTTCTAAATATCAATCtaaatagttttaaaaatattttgaATAAAATAATAAACAAAATGATTTATCTAAATATTTTATGAAATAATAAACAAAATAATTTATCTAAATATTTTCTAAAGGTTTACAACTATTGCTCCAAGATTTTTTAGAGCACCTAGTGACCCGCTCGGCTAAATCCACTAAATTTTTTAGAGCTGAAACTATCCCAAACATAATCTTAATTCTCATTATATATAGCAAGAGATTTTGAGAGTGTTTAAATTCActaaagctaatagttagttgccTAAAAATTTGCTGGtagctaatttgctaaaagtaCCTAATCTATTAACTAGAGTATTTGATGTCTTCAGCTAATTTTaacagctaactattagctctaatacatttaaagatagccttcctcttcatggATCTTCTTTAATTTCTTGGTCATTAGATCAGCCCTCGGTGTACGGGAAGTCGGGAACCAAACAACAATTTAGCAAAACCGGGCAACCAATCACGTCCTATCCTAACCAAACATTTAAATTAATTATTACTTGTAGGAGTACTTCTCAAAGTGGGGTGAGAGCGGCACGGTTGATCTAAAGCATGAGCTGGAGCAGGTGATCCTACGGATCACCAGTCGATGCTTGCTGGGGAGGGAGGTGCGTGAGAATCTCTTCGACGACGTTGCCACACTCTTCCACGACCTGTGCAACGGGATGCAGCCGGTGAGCGTCATCTTCCCCTACCTCCCGATCCCCGCGCACTGGCGGCGCGACCGGGCGCGCCAACGGCTGAGGGAGATGTTCGGCACCATCATCAGGGCACGGAAGGCCTCCGGGCGGTCCGAAGAAGACATGCTGCAGCGCTTGATCGACTACAGGTACAAGGACGGGCGCGCCACCACGGAGGACGAGATCGCCGGGCTACTCATCACGGTGCTCTTCGGCGGGCAGCAGACCAGCTCTATCACCTCCACCTGGACCGGGGCCTACCTGCTCCAGTTCCGACGCTACCTGGCAGCGGCCGTGGAGGAGCAGGAGGAGGCCATCTGGCGTCACGGAGATAGGATCGACCATGACGTCTTTGCGGAGATGGACGTCCTGTACCGATGCATCAAGGAGGCTCTCCGGCTCCAGCCGCCGGTGGCCATAATGTTCCGCTGGTCGCACTCCGACTTCGCCGTGACCACGAGGGAAGGCGAGGAGCTTGTCGTCCCCAAGGGCCAGATGGTGGCGGCGTCGCCGGCCGTCGCCAACAGGCTCCCCCACGTCTACAAGGACCCAGACTTGTACGACCCAGAGCGGTTCGCGCCTGGAAGGAGCGAGGACAAGGCGGCAGGTGCCCTGTCCTACATCTCCTTCGGTGGCGGCAAGCACTGGTGCCTCGGCGAGTTCTTCGCCTACCTGGAGATCAAGACGGTGTGGGCGCACCTGCTCAGGAACTTCGAGATGGAGCTGGTGTCCCCGTTCCCGGAGAACGAGTGGAACTCCATGCTCGTCGGCGTTAAGGGCAAGCTGATGGTAAAGTACACGAGGCGCAAGCTCGTCGTCGTCGATGGCAAATAATATGGCCCCCGGCCCATGTGTATCTCTGCTGGTTAAAATTGTAATAAGGCTCCTGCAGCATTTGTCTGGTATTCCCGCGTGTTGATTGCATGCAGTTGCTGTAGCATCTCGCCATCCGGGGAAGATGATGTCTCTGTCTTGTCAAAATCCTTGTTGTCGTCAGCAGATGGTTTGTTGGTTATATAAAACGTCCTTTCCGTTGGTGCTGGATGTAATAGATTGAGCTACACCGTAGAATGTCACATCGCATACCCTAGTTATGCACAAAAACACTCGGATATTTAAAAGGACATTGACTTATTGAGATATTGTCATTGTTGATGTCTTTTTGACGCCGGTCACCATgtgagaaccagcggcggtgctctctgtacaggcgcggacggtccgcggcctggccgCGGACagaccgcgacctggcgcagggctagggttccctgcctgatggccggacggtccgtgtgtGCGCAagggcggcgaaggtcgccggacggtccgcgtgtgcgcaagggcggcgaaggtcgccggcggcgcctggatctcactTCCGGGAGGGACCCCATCAGGAAGGAGAGATCCCAGGTGTTGTGTAGGCTcggcagaccgacctagactcctttaATCGACGtaaagtcgaagagaagcggaaaaTTTGAGGATTGTGAtactaaactagaactaaactagagctactcctaatgcataaggtaaaaacgagaaatagccttgatttgatcgattgttttggggttttaatctgccgtagcccttcatctatataaagggaaggtctggacccgttacaagttgTTCCCCGAGCTAATCCCGTggttttagctaacaaatcccgcgagaaactcggaacactaactgattctgcgcacacacggaccgtccgggctacCAGCGTGGACCGTCCGCTCAATTTGgtgttcaacatatgccccctaccttttggtgaagcttgacgaaccaaaagcatatgaactaagcctgatgtaagtcaccggctttCCAATATGaagatcattcaataaagcaccattGTATAAAGGTCGTTtcagattgtatctttctcggccatgaccattcgAAAAGAAATAGAAGggaggtgccccccagtctggatagacaaagggactatacatgtaccatggattcatcgtcGTACCATTCCATATTTGAACAGGATAATGTATTGATGATGagtaaacgggtggaaagtaccctaGTCCCATAGGATGAATAAGCGATGcgtgttgtgtcgcctttcgagCCATTTTGTTTGGCCGTTTCattttagcaggtgaccggggtttcttcgTTTACCGATCACATAGAACGGTCTTCTTGTGAGCActcttggagagcaactgatcaaaagtagggtcaGCTTCGATCAGCCGACCATATGTGCTTTGCCCTTGCGTCTCTTTCCTTgctttgtgtggaggctgacgcctttgtccataggcggactgtccggctgagttagtCGGG
Proteins encoded:
- the LOC103652962 gene encoding obtusifoliol 14-alpha demethylase produces the protein MAIDLNLQETMSLITEKHQGRLIAGAVLLVTTIVSFIKLLLMWSDSRVRSRSRLPPTIPAVPIIGGLIRFMRGPISMIREEYARLGSVFTLNALGYRITFLIGPEVSEHLFNGAESEMSQREVYRFTVAAFGRGVAFDVPYSLRLEQIRIFAEGLRGNKLRGYATLMVCEAEEYFSKWGESGTVDLKHELEQVILRITSRCLLGREVRENLFDDVATLFHDLCNGMQPVSVIFPYLPIPAHWRRDRARQRLREMFGTIIRARKASGRSEEDMLQRLIDYRYKDGRATTEDEIAGLLITVLFGGQQTSSITSTWTGAYLLQFRRYLAAAVEEQEEAIWRHGDRIDHDVFAEMDVLYRCIKEALRLQPPVAIMFRWSHSDFAVTTREGEELVVPKGQMVAASPAVANRLPHVYKDPDLYDPERFAPGRSEDKAAGALSYISFGGGKHWCLGEFFAYLEIKTVWAHLLRNFEMELVSPFPENEWNSMLVGVKGKLMVKYTRRKLVVVDGK